The sequence GATTTTCGAGCAAATCTCTTTCAGTTTGATTGATCTCTGTTCTGATTGACATAGAGATTTTAGATTGTTACAACCCATACCCAATACCCTCCAGGTTCTTCCTGATCTCTTCTTCCAGTTCTCTCGATTCTTTGAAGAGCTTCGCGAGTTCGGTCGTGAGTCTTTCCATCTTCTCTTCGAAGGGTTCGCCGTCGTCTTCGATCTCTTCCATGCCTACGTAACGGCCAGGGGTAAGGATATAGCCATTCTTTCTTATCTCATCAATC comes from Mesotoga infera and encodes:
- a CDS encoding SAM-dependent DNA methyltransferase → IDEIRKNGYILTPGRYVGMEEIEDDGEPFEEKMERLTTELAKLFKESRELEEEIRKNLEGIGYGL